One window from the genome of Candidatus Lernaella stagnicola encodes:
- a CDS encoding FAD-dependent oxidoreductase — MEVKFVEAPATRHVEHLIIGGGPVGIQAARLIKHHQPDADVLVVRPEPHSLVYCAIPYAIEGLFPLSKTLKSDTLITEVGAKLVRGKAVALDVKKRVVTLENGDAIEFKKLLLATGATPFVLPVPGVELDHIFTVKTAADATKVIEALTGDAECYDDQPTDMHTGAKKAVVIGAGAIGLEQALAYRTHNVEVHLVDIMDHPLPMLIDPDMSDPITKELRDAGVHLHLGTGLKAFHGDTAVAAVELSNGTVIDLEEGVDFVIISAGMRPDIALVAGSGIETDKDGIVVDSRMETNIPGIWAAGDCTQFHSAIDGGTIGGKLATNAVPMAKVAALNMVGKQAAYDGFFNGAITIAGKVRVGGTGFSETMAAKRGMDVYATYGASKTRFPMMPGSGDVRVKLIFRKGNHRIVGGQVVGSEGVAERIDLITLAIQTKLTAADLAKFSYSAQPWQTFFPAKNAIVEAAEKAVGVV; from the coding sequence ATGGAAGTGAAATTCGTCGAAGCACCGGCAACGCGGCACGTCGAGCATTTGATTATCGGCGGCGGCCCAGTCGGCATCCAAGCCGCCCGCTTGATCAAACACCACCAGCCCGACGCCGACGTACTGGTCGTACGTCCCGAACCGCATTCGCTGGTTTATTGCGCGATTCCGTATGCGATTGAAGGACTTTTCCCATTGTCCAAGACTCTAAAAAGCGACACTTTGATTACCGAGGTCGGCGCAAAGCTGGTGCGGGGAAAAGCGGTCGCGTTGGACGTAAAAAAACGTGTGGTCACCCTCGAAAACGGGGACGCGATCGAATTCAAAAAACTGCTGTTGGCCACTGGAGCCACGCCGTTTGTTCTGCCGGTGCCGGGCGTCGAACTCGACCACATCTTTACCGTCAAGACCGCTGCGGACGCCACGAAGGTCATCGAAGCGCTGACCGGCGATGCCGAATGCTATGACGATCAACCCACCGACATGCACACCGGCGCGAAAAAAGCGGTGGTCATTGGCGCGGGGGCCATCGGGCTCGAACAAGCATTGGCCTACCGCACTCACAACGTCGAAGTGCACCTCGTCGACATCATGGACCATCCGTTGCCCATGTTGATTGACCCGGACATGAGCGACCCGATCACAAAGGAATTGCGCGACGCCGGCGTTCATCTGCATCTCGGAACCGGGCTCAAGGCCTTCCACGGCGATACCGCGGTCGCTGCCGTTGAATTGAGTAACGGCACCGTGATCGATTTGGAAGAGGGCGTGGATTTCGTCATCATTTCCGCCGGTATGCGACCGGACATCGCGTTGGTCGCCGGTTCTGGCATCGAGACCGACAAAGACGGAATTGTCGTCGACTCGCGCATGGAAACCAACATCCCCGGGATTTGGGCCGCGGGAGATTGCACGCAGTTTCACTCGGCGATCGATGGCGGCACGATCGGCGGCAAACTCGCCACTAACGCCGTGCCGATGGCCAAAGTTGCCGCTCTGAACATGGTCGGCAAGCAGGCGGCCTACGACGGGTTTTTCAATGGTGCAATCACGATCGCCGGCAAGGTACGTGTCGGTGGCACCGGCTTTTCCGAAACGATGGCTGCCAAGCGCGGCATGGATGTCTACGCAACCTATGGCGCTTCGAAGACTCGTTTTCCGATGATGCCCGGCTCCGGCGACGTGCGCGTGAAACTGATTTTTCGGAAAGGCAACCACCGAATCGTGGGCGGCCAGGTCGTCGGTTCTGAAGGTGTTGCGGAGCGAATAGACCTGATCACCCTGGCCATCCAAACCAAATTGACCGCTGCCGATCTGGCGAAATTCAGCTACTCGGCGCAGCCGTGGCAAACGTTTTTCCCGGCCAAAAACGCCATCGTTGAAGCGGCGGAAAAAGCGGTTGGCGTGGTGTGA
- a CDS encoding 4Fe-4S binding protein, protein MQIIVNESQCTGCGACARVCPVEAITVDTIAHISHQDCLFCAACVAECRAQALSIDETPQAVVSPPAPTSDSGTTTGYRKGTEKHGEQHRGRTRSRFMSWWK, encoded by the coding sequence ATGCAAATCATCGTGAACGAAAGCCAATGCACCGGTTGCGGAGCATGCGCGCGGGTCTGCCCGGTCGAGGCCATCACCGTCGACACCATCGCGCACATTAGCCACCAGGATTGCCTGTTTTGTGCCGCATGCGTCGCCGAATGTCGCGCCCAGGCACTGTCCATCGACGAGACCCCGCAAGCGGTGGTGTCGCCCCCGGCACCCACTTCCGATTCCGGAACCACCACCGGGTACAGGAAGGGAACGGAAAAGCATGGCGAACAACACCGCGGTCGCACTCGCAGTCGGTTCATGTCTTGGTGGAAATGA